The following proteins are co-located in the Theropithecus gelada isolate Dixy chromosome 19, Tgel_1.0, whole genome shotgun sequence genome:
- the LOC112613457 gene encoding putative methyl-CpG-binding domain protein 3-like 5: protein MGEPAFTSFPRPPVLGKLKRNMMPWALEKKREIHMAKAQRRRAARSALPMRLTSCIFPRPVTRIRSHPDNQVRRRKGEEHLEKPQQLCAYQRMQALQPCSSQGEGSSPLQLENVFSILAPGMAGESLDRSRAERVHRLPEPTAGQFPAVAGGPTPGVGCQLPPPLSGQLVTRADIRRQARRVKKARERLARALQADRLARQAEMLTGG, encoded by the coding sequence ggGAAGCTCAAAAGAAACATGATGCCCTGGGCTTTAGAGAAGAAACGAGAAATCCACATGGCCAAGGCCCAACGGAGACGAGCTGCGAGGTCTGCTCTCCCCATGAGACTCACCAGCTGCATCTTCCCGAGGCCGGTGACAAGGATCAGGTCTCATCCTGACAACCAGGTCAGACGCAGAAAAGGGGAGGAGCACCTGGAGAAGCCACAGCAACTCTGCGCCTACCAGAGAATGCAGGCCCTGCAGCCCTGCAGCAGCCAAGGCGAAGGTTCAAGTCCACTGCAATTGGAGAACGTCTTCAGTATCCTCGCACCGGGGATGGCCGGTGAATCTCTGGACAGGAGTAGAGCTGAGCGTGTGCACAGGCTGCCCGAGCCCACCGCTGGGCAGTTTCCAGCTGTGGCAGGGGGGCCAACCCCAGGAGTGGGTTGTCAGCTCCCACCGCCCCTCTCTGGCCAATTGGTGACTCGTGCAGATATCCGGAGACAGGCCAGGAGGGTGAAGAAAGCCAGGGAGAGATTGGCCAGGGCCTTGCAGGCAGACAGGCTGGCCAGGCAGGCAGAAATGCTGACAGGTGGATGA